Proteins encoded together in one Orrella marina window:
- a CDS encoding CaiB/BaiF CoA transferase family protein: protein MKKILDGLRVIDFTWIGAGSYTTKLLADLGADVIKIETASRLDTLRVTKPFKDGVPGVNRSGYFADRNSSKKSITLNIKHPQGLDLAKQLIVKADLVTNNFTPGVMEKLGLGYDVIRAISPRIVYAAMSMQGSTGPERADLGYGLTITAVTGFQHMTGLPDRLPAGTGTNYPDHIPNPGHAAFAILAALRHQRRTGQGQQIDIAQVEPTLCMIAPSLMNYTVNGVVDTRCGNRHRDYAPQGVYRANGDDRWITISIQNQTQWLALVKALGLPVNDDWDLVENRRRDHDQIDRLIEEETSKHDALVLAARLQQLSIAAGPVNDSRDVVSNDPQLAARGHWVTLNHPEVGPSLYNNSPYRFSEAQSTPNAPAPLIGQHTDEVLEGMLGLNLDQLQELRKSGVLN from the coding sequence ATGAAAAAAATTCTTGATGGATTGCGGGTAATTGACTTTACCTGGATCGGGGCAGGCTCTTACACGACCAAGTTGCTAGCTGACCTTGGTGCAGATGTCATCAAGATCGAGACGGCCAGCCGGCTCGATACCCTGCGGGTCACCAAGCCGTTCAAGGATGGGGTGCCAGGTGTAAATCGAAGCGGATATTTTGCAGATCGAAATTCAAGCAAGAAAAGCATCACACTCAATATCAAGCATCCGCAGGGGCTGGACCTGGCGAAGCAGCTGATCGTCAAGGCCGATCTCGTCACCAACAATTTCACGCCAGGCGTGATGGAAAAGCTTGGACTTGGCTATGACGTGATCAGGGCAATATCACCACGAATCGTTTATGCCGCGATGTCGATGCAGGGGTCTACAGGTCCCGAGCGAGCAGACCTGGGATACGGACTTACGATCACGGCAGTTACCGGATTTCAGCACATGACTGGCTTGCCCGATCGCCTGCCTGCCGGTACGGGTACGAACTATCCTGATCATATCCCCAACCCGGGCCATGCCGCCTTTGCGATTCTGGCAGCTTTGCGTCATCAGCGAAGGACGGGTCAGGGACAACAGATTGATATTGCGCAGGTCGAACCTACGTTGTGCATGATAGCCCCTTCGCTTATGAACTACACCGTCAACGGCGTGGTTGACACCAGGTGCGGCAATCGGCATCGGGACTATGCGCCGCAAGGTGTCTACCGTGCGAATGGGGATGACCGATGGATCACGATCAGTATACAGAATCAGACACAGTGGTTGGCATTGGTCAAAGCCCTTGGACTGCCTGTCAATGATGACTGGGACCTGGTCGAGAATCGTAGACGGGACCATGACCAGATCGATCGATTGATCGAGGAGGAAACCAGCAAGCACGATGCACTGGTGCTGGCTGCGCGACTGCAGCAGTTGTCGATTGCTGCTGGTCCAGTCAACGATTCTCGCGATGTTGTCAGCAACGACCCTCAACTGGCAGCGCGCGGGCACTGGGTTACGTTAAATCATCCTGAGGTCGGACCAAGTCTGTACAACAACTCGCCTTACCGGTTCTCTGAGGCGCAATCCACACCGAATGCGCCAGCGCCCTTGATCGGTCAGCACACCGATGAAGTACTCGAAGGCATGTTGGGATTGAATTTGGACCAGTTGCAAGAGTTGCGCAAATCGGGCGTACTCAACTGA
- a CDS encoding enoyl-CoA hydratase/isomerase family protein: MPLVFEVDNHVATITLNRPEAMNSIDPETRSQLHDAWIRIKTDDAIRVAILTGAGEKAFCTGSDLKKTMPPRESFAELTFGRSESDHLLAGLDTDKPLICAINGYAMGGGMELALACDIRIASERAQFALSEVRIGSIPGAGGTQRLPRAIGASNAMLMLLTGDRFDAREALRVGLVSQVVPAADLMAQARAIALRIAQNAPLSVRAIKRLVYQGLDMPLPAAMDAERYVFGLLRDTEDRIEGRRAFQEKRQPEYKGR; the protein is encoded by the coding sequence ATGCCACTTGTATTTGAAGTCGATAACCACGTTGCGACCATTACGCTCAACAGACCAGAGGCCATGAACAGTATTGATCCGGAAACCCGGTCGCAGCTGCATGATGCCTGGATCAGAATCAAGACAGACGATGCAATACGTGTCGCAATACTGACCGGCGCAGGCGAGAAAGCGTTCTGCACCGGATCCGATCTGAAGAAAACCATGCCACCCAGGGAGAGCTTTGCGGAGCTGACGTTTGGCCGGTCCGAGTCTGATCATCTACTTGCCGGACTGGATACGGACAAACCGTTGATTTGCGCCATCAATGGTTACGCGATGGGAGGTGGAATGGAGCTAGCCTTGGCTTGCGACATTCGCATCGCCTCAGAAAGGGCACAGTTTGCACTGTCCGAAGTCAGAATTGGCAGCATCCCTGGCGCCGGCGGAACACAGCGTCTGCCAAGAGCGATCGGCGCATCGAACGCAATGCTGATGCTCTTGACGGGTGACCGATTTGATGCAAGAGAGGCACTAAGGGTTGGTCTCGTTAGTCAGGTTGTTCCCGCCGCCGATCTCATGGCGCAGGCGCGGGCAATCGCCCTGAGAATCGCGCAAAACGCACCTTTATCGGTGCGCGCAATCAAACGCCTGGTGTATCAGGGTCTGGATATGCCTTTGCCCGCCGCCATGGACGCCGAGCGCTACGTGTTCGGCCTGTTGCGCGACACCGAGGACCGGATCGAAGGGCGTCGAGCATTTCAGGAGAAGCGCCAGCCAGAGT